Proteins from a single region of Gossypium arboreum isolate Shixiya-1 chromosome 1, ASM2569848v2, whole genome shotgun sequence:
- the LOC108480681 gene encoding uncharacterized protein LOC108480681, translating into MERLVAAVLAAGVLQVLLATADDHYLLSRIAFGSCANQSAPQPIWDAINKFDPQVFIWLGDNIYGDIRRPFNFLGKERTIGPWKNAPRFIPSSSSEMLSRYNSAKNVPGYLRLRAKAKVVGTWDDHDYGLNDAGKELSAKTTNQRLLLDFLDEPQDSPRRKQDGVYTSYTFGPPGKQVKIVLLDTRYHRDPLSSDGSVLGDSQWSWLGKELRGPPSAITIIGSSIQVISNLSGTTGPLFYMESWGRFPKERDCLFKLINDSKRDGVFFISGDVHFGEITRYDCAAGYPLYDITSSGLTQAVEKVLPSPLRFIVRFLAWFTPSTMRVKNQNCRYRSCTYGEPNFGAIQIDWDASPVNLKIQVRDINGLPVTGVDISLSELQAWNRTIKAGQDQRHCTLEVKLPWIVRYRLAILVYSVLALLLLALVGLICAVTLACRVCLRKRKTD; encoded by the exons atggaGAGGTTAGTAGCAGCGGTGCTGGCAGCAGGCGTTCTGCAGGTATTGCTAGCAACCGCCGACGATCATTATCTGCTCTCTCGTATTGCTTTCGGATCTTGTGCCAACCAAAGTGCTcctcag CCCATTTGGGACGCCATCAACAAGTTTGATCCTCAAGTATTCATATGGCTGGGTGACAACATATATGGAGACATTAGACGTCCTTTCAACTTTCTGGGAAAGGAAAGGACGATTGGCCCCTGGAAGAATGCTCCCAGATTCATTCCTTCATCTTCCTCCGAAATGCTTTCCAGATACAACTCGGCTAAGAACGTTCCCGGTTATTTACGTCTCCGCGCCAAAGCCAAG GTCGTTGGTACCTGGGATGATCATGATTATGGACTCAATGATGCTGGCAAAGAACTTTCTGCCAAAACTACTAATCAGAGACTTCTTCTCGATTTCTTAGATGAACCCCAAGACAGTCCCAG GCGCAAGCAGGATGGTGTTTACACATCTTATACATTTGGCCCTCCAGGTAAACAAGTCAAG ATTGTCCTATTAGATACTAGGTATCACAGAGATCCTCTATCCAGTGACGGGAGCGTCTTGGGGGATTCACAGTGGTCATGGTTAGGGAAAGAGTTGAGGGGTCCACCGTCGGCCATTACCATTATTGGCTCTTCTATTCAG GTTATATCAAATCTCTCTGGTACAACTGGACCCTTGTTTTATATGGAGTCTTGGGGACGTTTTCCAAAGGAGAGGGATTGCCTTTTTAAGTTGATAAATGATAGTAAG AGGGATGGAGTCTTCTTCATAAGTGGAGATGTTCATTTTGGAGAAATTACACGATATGACTGTGCTGCTGGATATCCCTTGTACGACATTACCTCAAGTGGGTTAACCCAAGCTGTTGAGAAGGTGCTCCCATCACCCTTGCGTTTCATAGTTAGATTTTTGGCATGGTTTACTCCTAGTACCATGAGAGTTAAGAACCAAAATTGCAGATATAGGTCATGCACATATG GTGAGCCAAATTTTGGGGCAATTCAGATCGATTGGGATGCATCTCCAGTGAACTTGAAAATTCAAGTCCGTGATATAAATGGACTTCCTGTGACTGGTGTAGATATTTCATTATCTGAATTGCAAGCATGGAATCGTACAATTAAAGCAGGACAAGATCAGAGACACTGCACTCTGGAAGTGAAACTGCCATGGATTGTTAGATATCGCTTGGCTATTCTGGTTTACTCTGTTTTAGCTT TGTTGCTTCTTGCTTTGGTAGGACTAATTTGTGCGGTGACATTAGCCTGCCGGGTGTGCCTCAGAAAACGCAAGACAGATTGA